A window of the Astyanax mexicanus isolate ESR-SI-001 chromosome 22, AstMex3_surface, whole genome shotgun sequence genome harbors these coding sequences:
- the zdhhc8b gene encoding palmitoyltransferase ZDHHC8B, translating to MPSSVGNTFKPTKYIPVSTAATLLVGSTTLFFVFTCPWLSSTISPVVPLYNGVVFLFVLANFSMATFMDPGVFPRANEDEDKDDDFRAPLYKNVEVKGVQVRMKWCSTCHFYRPPRCSHCSVCDNCVEDFDHHCPWVNNCIGRRNYRYFFLFLLSLSVHMMGVFSFGLIFVLHHLETLSALHTTVTLVVMCIAGLFFIPVMGLTGFHLVLVARGRTTNEQVTGKFRGGVNPFTRGCCGNVKHVLCSPLAPRYMVDPRKKPAFPIKPPFLRPVLPDRCVTVKLSDNGIHGSILRTKSKISLDGLGEKNSDIQPPLPPKAERHNQLQNQLQNQLQNQLTSSEESSLSSKPTNPPTPAMYRYTPSFSTIPKVHYHAAGEKVMMSEDSKSSAILEERGHDYQSEPNLDLPDCGAAPLHRTFQSSPFQLDSISTTSPRSLSLKHGGRRAEHSPPGGGGGGRPDPVASTPHRGVFSPGTLSSRNGSLSYDSLLTPSVAPSAGECVAHPGVPTMGFHSPFLPTKMCHVRRPELQPQPMVSPYSPVRTGLMYGRHSPHLRERERERERELERDPSPVRYDNLSKTIMASIQERKEMEEREKLINRHIQANYANDSGVFDGCSRIPPTACYPEGQRAPGARGYGSRDNLIGVGLVGYAPRTPVLRSSATSLARAPRTSTTSLHTEAGGGGNLQYRSPAHQPHHSPAAAPRSPSYAHQKVSFISSLERAESPHLGTREDLGQVKVNGQARDCHHGAPSGTALSPSRHSNVKKVTGVGGTTYEISV from the exons gTGTCCGTGGTTATCTAGCACCATCTCTCCTGTGGTTCCGCTCTATAATGGCGTGGTTTTTCTCTTCGTTCTGGCCAATTTCAGCATGGCCACCTTCATGGACCCCGGAGTTTTCCCCAGAG cgaaTGAGGATGAGGATAAGGATGATGATTTCAGAGCGCCGCTCTATAAGAACGTGGAGGTGAAGGGGGTTCAGGTGCGGATGAAGTGGTGCTCCACCTGCCATTTCTACAGACCGCCACGCTGCTCACACTGCAGCGTCTGTGACAACTGTGTCGAG GATTTTGACCATCACTGTCCGTGGGTGAATAACTGTATCGGTCGCAGAAACTACCGGTACTTCTTCCTGTTCCTGCTGTCTCTGAGCGTGCACATGATGGGCGTGTTCTCCTTCGGCCTGATCTTCGTCCTGCATCACCTGGAAACACTCAGCGCACTGCACACCACCGTCAC GCTGGTGGTGATGTGTATAGCTGGTTTATTCTTTATTCCTGTTATGGGTCTGACTGGGTTCCACTTGGTGCTAGTGGCCAGGGGGCGCACTACTAATGAACAg gtGACAGGGAAGTTCCGTGGGGGAGTGAACCCTTTTACTCGTGGTTGCTGTGGCAACGTGAAGCACGTTCTATGCAGTCCCTTAGCTCCGag gtATATGGTGGACCCCAGGAAGAAACCAGCTTTCCCCATCAAACCTCCGTTCCTCCGGCCGGTGCTGCCCGACCGCTGCGTCACCGTCAAACTCAGTGATAACGGCATCCACGGCAGCATCCTCAGAACCAAA TCTAAAATCAGTCTGGATGGTCTCGGGGAGAAGAATTCGGACATCCAGCCGCCTCTTCCTCCCAAAGCTGAACGCCACAACCAGCTCCAGAACCAGCTCCAGAACCAGCTCCAGAACCAGCTCACCTCCAGCGAAG AGAGTTCTCTGTCCAGCAAACCCACCAACCCCCCCACCCCGGCCATGTACAGATACACACCCTCCTTCAGCACCATCCCCAAAGTGCATTACCACGCCGCCGGAGAGAAG GTCATGATGTCTGAAGACTCCAAATCATCCGCGATTCTGGAGGAACGAGGTCACGACTACCAATCCGAACCCAACCTGGACCTGCCAGATTGCGGCGCCGCTCCTCTTCACCGGACCTTCCAGTCATCTCCGTTCCAGCTGGACTCCATCAGCACCACCAGCCCGCGCTCCCTCAGCCTGAAGCATGGCGGCCGCAGGGCCGAGCACTCGCCACCAGggggcggcggcggcggcagacCCGACCCGGTCGCCTCCACACCACACCGGGGCGTGTTTTCACCGGGGACGCTCTCCAGCCGCAACGGGAGCCTGTCCTACGACAGCCTGCTAACTCCCAGCGTAGCACCCTCTGCCGGCGAGTGCGTGGCTCATCCGGGCGTGCCGACCATGGGCTTCCACTCGCCTTTCCTGCCCACGAAAATGTGCCACGTGCGCAGACCCGAACTGCAGCCGCAGCCCATGGTGTCCCCGTACAGCCCCGTCCGCACCGGGCTGATGTACGGACGCCATTCGCCTCACcttagggagagagagcgagaaagagagcgagagctgGAGAGGGATCCCTCGCCCGTCCGCTACGACAACCTCTCCAAAACCATCATGGCGTCCATCCAGGAAAGGAAGGAGATGGAGGAGCGGGAGAAGCTCATCAACCGCCACATCCAGGCCAACTACGCCAACGACTCGGGCGTCTTCGACGGCTGCAGCCGAATCCCACCCACGGCCTGTTACCCTGAGGGGCAGAGGGCGCCGGGGGCCAGGGGGTACGGTTCCCGAGACAACCTCATAGGGGTGGGGTTGGTGGGGTACGCCCCCCGGACGCCCGTGCTCCGCTCCTCCGCCACCTCGCTAGCCCGAGCCCCCAGAACTTCCACTACCTCCCTCCACACGGAGGCTGGAGGAGGGGGGAACCTGCAGTACCGGTCTCCTGCCCACCAGCCCCACCATTCTCCTGCAGCCGCACCCAGATCCCCTTCCTACGCCCACCAGAAGGTCTCCTTCATCAGCTCCCTGGAAAGAGCAGAGTCTCCACACTTAGGAACGAG AGAGGACCTCGGCCAGGTCAAAGTCAATGGGCAGGCGCGAGACTGCCACCACGGGGCTCCCTCTGGAACTGCGCTCAGCCCCAGCCGGCACAGCAACGTCAAAAAGGTGACGGGAGTGGGCGGGACTACCTATGAGATTTCAGTCTAA